The following are encoded together in the Chelatococcus sp. HY11 genome:
- a CDS encoding ribbon-helix-helix protein, CopG family, whose protein sequence is MQADLPGDLVAAIDRLKDDAGLRGRAPVIEEALRFYIEAKQGT, encoded by the coding sequence GTGCAGGCCGATCTGCCCGGCGATCTGGTCGCGGCGATTGACCGCCTGAAGGACGACGCGGGCTTGCGAGGGCGCGCGCCGGTCATCGAGGAAGCGTTGAGGTTCTATATCGAAGCGAAGCAAGGGACATAA
- a CDS encoding helix-turn-helix domain-containing protein: MLRTHIAAAIGCARGNALDEIMREIWTRHGAGQLSDTEAGQLSTLAYERRDALRGSGQTALGLVFPPPAERCPTPVRRHSHIRGRSEGRIWRPTTRKDVQAILKAAEIYNEAGLHEKGERSGPLGSVALDVLRLFVNLIDFRTGRLEPSITTIMDRLGRSRDTIVRALKNLRAHGFIDWLRRYEPTGNEGRGPQVQQASNAYRLSLPEKARQFLGRFGKAPPLPADHGQDQQAWSEAIDAYRKALPLDERTLLDVGDSRLGQSLATMARNLMNKRESDKQTESPSDLYLRGQT; the protein is encoded by the coding sequence ATGTTGAGGACGCACATCGCGGCCGCGATCGGCTGCGCGCGCGGGAACGCGCTTGATGAAATCATGCGGGAAATCTGGACCAGGCACGGAGCCGGCCAGCTCAGTGACACCGAGGCCGGCCAGCTCTCCACGCTCGCCTATGAGCGCCGGGACGCCTTGCGCGGGTCGGGGCAGACCGCGCTAGGGCTGGTCTTTCCTCCCCCGGCCGAGCGATGCCCGACGCCGGTTCGCCGGCATAGCCATATCCGGGGGCGATCGGAGGGCCGCATATGGCGGCCGACGACGCGCAAGGACGTGCAGGCGATCCTGAAGGCGGCCGAAATCTACAACGAGGCCGGCTTGCACGAGAAGGGCGAGCGCAGCGGCCCGCTAGGATCGGTGGCGCTGGACGTGCTGCGGCTGTTCGTCAATCTCATCGACTTCCGCACCGGCCGGCTAGAGCCGTCAATCACAACCATCATGGACCGCCTGGGCCGGTCGCGGGATACGATCGTGCGGGCGCTGAAGAACCTGCGGGCGCATGGTTTCATCGACTGGCTGCGGCGCTACGAGCCGACCGGGAACGAAGGGCGCGGCCCCCAGGTGCAGCAGGCCAGCAATGCCTATCGCCTGTCCCTGCCGGAAAAGGCCCGGCAGTTCCTTGGACGGTTCGGCAAGGCCCCTCCCCTGCCTGCCGATCATGGACAGGACCAGCAGGCTTGGAGCGAGGCAATCGACGCCTACAGGAAGGCCCTGCCCCTCGATGAGCGGACCTTGCTCGATGTGGGCGATAGCCGGCTCGGGCAGTCTCTTGCCACGATGGCGCGGAACCTGATGAACAAACGTGAGTCCGATAAGCAGACTGAATCCCCATCTGATCTTTATCTAAGAGGACAAACATAA